In Triticum urartu cultivar G1812 chromosome 6, Tu2.1, whole genome shotgun sequence, the following proteins share a genomic window:
- the LOC125517263 gene encoding uncharacterized protein LOC125517263 isoform X2, which translates to MLKAVRGGRKSRRRLQFEEDGGEDVEHVALRTREYSSFNTAPASSSSASNRIFHRYQRRRLQWPRRTAAEQWLQYHLGIHKGCLGLVGMDMSNHCSMCGCPDDDNSILILSNIQVMLTWKSMFG; encoded by the exons ATGCTCAAGGCCGTCCGCGGTGGCCGCAAATCGAGGCGGCGACTACAATTCGAAG AAGACGGAGGCGAAGATGTCGAGCATGTGGCCCTGCGCACAAGAGAATACA GTTCTTTCAATACTGCACCTGCTTCCTCTTCCTCTGCTTCGAATCGAATCTTTCATAG GTACCAGCGGCGGCGGCTACAATGGCCACGACGAACGGCCGCAGAACAATGGCTACAATATCATCTCGGCATTCACAAAGGCTGCCTTG GGTTGGTGGGCATGGACATGAGCAACCATTGCAGCATGTGCGGCTGTCCTGATGATGATAATAGTATTCTGATTCTGAGCAACATCCAAGTGATGCTTACATGGAAGAGTATGTTTGGATAG
- the LOC125517263 gene encoding uncharacterized protein LOC125517263 isoform X1, with product MLKAVRGGRKSRRRLQFEAAEDGGEDVEHVALRTREYSSFNTAPASSSSASNRIFHRYQRRRLQWPRRTAAEQWLQYHLGIHKGCLGLVGMDMSNHCSMCGCPDDDNSILILSNIQVMLTWKSMFG from the exons ATGCTCAAGGCCGTCCGCGGTGGCCGCAAATCGAGGCGGCGACTACAATTCGAAG CTGCAGAAGACGGAGGCGAAGATGTCGAGCATGTGGCCCTGCGCACAAGAGAATACA GTTCTTTCAATACTGCACCTGCTTCCTCTTCCTCTGCTTCGAATCGAATCTTTCATAG GTACCAGCGGCGGCGGCTACAATGGCCACGACGAACGGCCGCAGAACAATGGCTACAATATCATCTCGGCATTCACAAAGGCTGCCTTG GGTTGGTGGGCATGGACATGAGCAACCATTGCAGCATGTGCGGCTGTCCTGATGATGATAATAGTATTCTGATTCTGAGCAACATCCAAGTGATGCTTACATGGAAGAGTATGTTTGGATAG